In Streptomyces puniciscabiei, a single genomic region encodes these proteins:
- a CDS encoding ABC transporter substrate-binding protein, which translates to MPEVIPSAARKAAFALTVSLALLTTACTGQSDSGATDDASKDTTINFWHAWSAPNEVKAVKSLVAGFEKAHPNIHVNIVGNMTDDKINQALRSGGDKAPDVISSFTTNNVGKFCSSGALVDLNPFFKKSGIDPEKTFPKPMNEYTQFDGNRCTVPLLGDAYGLYYNKTAFAKAGIARPPKTWSEFEADAKKLTITDGDSYKQLGFMPDYHGWESTTEHYFAQFSPTYFGKDGKSDLAKDPAFQKGFELQKRLVDELGGFPKLERFRATLGDEWGPKHPFHTGQVAMQLDGEWRLGMAEQAKPKFEIGVAPLPVPDDQAAQYGKGYITGTIAGIAATSHKQNAAWEFVKYITTNTDAVVGFANDIHNVPSTLAALKSPKLTYDPRFKTFLDIAANPNSATSPASINGGQYLVTIQQFGYDYESGKVTDLKAGLKQTAAQIDTDIAQAK; encoded by the coding sequence ATGCCCGAAGTCATACCCTCAGCTGCCCGAAAAGCGGCTTTTGCCCTGACCGTCTCGCTGGCCCTCCTCACCACCGCCTGTACCGGGCAGTCCGACTCCGGTGCCACGGACGACGCCTCGAAGGACACGACGATCAACTTCTGGCACGCCTGGAGCGCGCCGAACGAGGTCAAGGCCGTCAAGTCGCTGGTCGCCGGTTTCGAGAAGGCGCACCCCAACATCCACGTGAACATCGTCGGCAACATGACCGACGACAAGATCAACCAGGCGCTGCGGTCGGGGGGCGACAAGGCGCCGGACGTGATCTCCTCGTTCACGACCAACAATGTGGGCAAGTTCTGTTCCTCGGGTGCGCTGGTCGACCTCAACCCCTTCTTCAAGAAGTCCGGGATCGACCCCGAGAAGACCTTCCCGAAGCCGATGAACGAGTACACCCAGTTCGACGGCAACCGCTGCACGGTGCCGCTGCTCGGTGACGCGTACGGGCTCTACTACAACAAGACGGCGTTCGCGAAGGCCGGTATCGCCCGTCCGCCGAAGACCTGGTCCGAGTTCGAGGCCGACGCCAAGAAGCTGACCATCACGGACGGGGACTCGTACAAACAGCTGGGCTTCATGCCGGACTACCACGGCTGGGAGTCCACCACCGAGCACTACTTCGCGCAGTTCTCGCCGACCTATTTCGGCAAGGACGGCAAGTCCGACCTCGCCAAGGACCCGGCGTTCCAGAAGGGCTTCGAACTCCAGAAGCGGCTCGTGGACGAACTCGGCGGATTCCCGAAGCTGGAGCGGTTCCGCGCGACACTCGGTGACGAATGGGGCCCCAAGCACCCCTTCCACACCGGTCAGGTCGCCATGCAGCTCGACGGCGAGTGGCGGCTCGGGATGGCCGAGCAGGCCAAGCCGAAGTTCGAGATCGGCGTCGCCCCGCTGCCCGTGCCCGACGACCAGGCCGCACAGTACGGCAAGGGCTACATCACCGGCACCATCGCGGGCATCGCCGCCACCAGCCACAAGCAGAACGCGGCCTGGGAATTCGTCAAGTACATCACCACGAACACGGACGCGGTGGTCGGCTTCGCCAACGACATCCACAACGTCCCCTCCACGCTGGCCGCGCTGAAGTCCCCGAAGCTGACGTACGACCCGCGCTTCAAGACGTTCCTCGACATCGCCGCCAATCCGAACTCCGCCACGTCGCCGGCCTCCATCAACGGGGGCCAGTACCTGGTGACGATCCAGCAGTTCGGTTACGACTACGAAAGCGGCAAGGTCACCGATCTGAAGGCCGGCCTGAAGCAGACGGCGGCGCAGATCGACACGGACATCGCGCAGGCGAAGTAG
- a CDS encoding carbohydrate ABC transporter permease translates to MSALTLASKRRRAALRTAAFMSPWLIGFAVFFAYPLISTVYFSFMHYDGFRPPTWSGGKNWTYVFEHYPLFWPALRNTLWLVLVMVSLRVAFGLGIGLLITKIKTGTGVFRTLFYLPYLAPPVAATMAFAFLLNPGTGPVNSMLEKVGIPAPGWFNDPTWSKPALTLLALWGIGDLMVIFMAALLDVPTEQYEAAELDGASAWQRFRYVTLPNISPIVMFAVVTGVIQTMQYYTQPLIAGKVASGVIQGAGTQFEPGYPDKSTLTLPQLVYNLGFQRFDYGSAGVVALVLFALSMVFTGFLMRRRGGLIQAGD, encoded by the coding sequence ATGAGCGCGCTCACTCTGGCGTCCAAGCGCCGGCGGGCGGCCCTGAGGACCGCCGCCTTCATGTCACCCTGGCTGATCGGTTTCGCGGTCTTCTTCGCGTATCCGCTGATCTCGACGGTCTATTTCTCCTTCATGCACTACGACGGCTTCCGGCCGCCCACGTGGAGCGGCGGGAAGAACTGGACCTACGTCTTCGAGCACTACCCGCTTTTCTGGCCGGCCCTGCGCAACACGCTGTGGCTGGTCCTGGTGATGGTGTCGTTGCGGGTCGCCTTCGGGCTCGGCATCGGCCTGCTCATCACCAAGATCAAGACGGGTACGGGGGTCTTCCGCACCCTCTTCTATCTGCCGTACCTGGCCCCGCCGGTCGCCGCGACCATGGCCTTCGCCTTCCTGCTGAACCCCGGCACGGGCCCGGTCAACTCGATGCTCGAAAAGGTGGGCATTCCGGCACCGGGCTGGTTCAACGACCCCACCTGGTCCAAACCGGCCCTCACCCTGCTGGCGCTGTGGGGCATCGGCGACCTCATGGTCATCTTCATGGCCGCGCTGCTGGACGTGCCGACCGAGCAGTACGAGGCGGCCGAGCTGGACGGCGCCTCGGCCTGGCAGCGGTTCCGGTACGTCACCCTGCCGAACATCTCCCCGATCGTGATGTTCGCGGTCGTCACCGGCGTGATCCAGACCATGCAGTACTACACCCAGCCGCTGATCGCCGGGAAGGTCGCCTCCGGGGTGATCCAGGGCGCGGGCACCCAGTTCGAGCCCGGCTACCCGGACAAGTCCACGCTCACCCTCCCCCAGCTCGTCTACAACCTCGGCTTCCAGCGCTTCGACTACGGCTCGGCCGGTGTGGTGGCGCTGGTGCTGTTCGCCCTGTCGATGGTGTTCACCGGGTTCCTGATGCGGCGCCGGGGCGGTCTCATCCAGGCAGGTGACTGA